One window from the genome of Populus alba chromosome 15, ASM523922v2, whole genome shotgun sequence encodes:
- the LOC118037375 gene encoding uncharacterized protein isoform X1 — MRPNWELTHCCNHEQVVFLVTVSVCAVVILALWRTVLLRPFKLVTVFLHEASHAIACKLTCGHVEGIQVHADEGGTTQTRGGIYWLILPAGYLGSSFWGMVLILASTNLLTARIAAGCFIASLLVMLLVAQNWTLRGLCIGFVLFLGVVWVLQETTKIHILRYIILFIGVMNSLFSVYDIYDDLISRRVHSSDAEKFAEACPCPCNGAGWGFIWSWHFYSNYLQGGDIFLVSLWSHVPWSCDIVLRLKVTVEGVKHLDIYSRNPC; from the exons ATGAGGCCAAATTGGGAGTTAACGCATTGCTGTAACCATGAGCAAGTAGTCTTTCTTGTCACTGTTTCTGTGTGCGCCGTTGTTATTCTTGCG TTATGGAGAACAGTGTTGCTGAGACCATTCAAGCTTGTGACAGTATTCCTTCATGAAGCAAGCCATGCCATTGCCTGTAAACTAACATGTGGCCAT GTTGAAGGAATTCAGGTTCATGCAGATGAAGGTGGAACCACTCAAACACGTGGTGGCATATACTGGTTAATCTTGCCTGCTGGAT ATCTCGGTTCATCCTTCTGGGGGATGGTTTTGATACTTGCATCCACAAATCTTCTTACTGCCAGAATAGCTGCAGGATGTTTTATTGCTTCTCTACTTGTTATGCTCTTGGTAGCTCAAAAT TGGACTCTTCGAGGACTTTGCATTG GCTTTGTTCTTTTCCTTGGGGTGGTTTGGGTCCTgcaagaaacaacaaaaattcatATACTTCGGTACATCATTCTTTTCATTG GTGTCATGAACAGCCTGTTTTCAGTTTATG ACATATATGATGATCTGATATCTCGTAGAGTTCATTCTAGCGATGCAGAGAAATTTGCCGAAGCATGTCCATGTCCATGTAATGGTGCCGGATGGGGATTCATAT GGTCGTGGCATTTCTACTCTAATTACTTGCAGGGGGGTGATAtctttcttgtttctttgtGGAGCCATGTACCTTGGTCTTGTGATATTGTCTTGAG GTTGAAGGTGACAGTGGAAGGCGTCAAGCACCTGGACATTTACAGCAGAAATCCGTGTTaa
- the LOC118037378 gene encoding small ribosomal subunit protein eS7-like: MATRRDFEASKERPRFDGLGAARSLLYMRLLLADLVMPAEIAGERIRYRIDGSKIKKVFLDPKEHNSRELETFSAVYRMLSGKDVVFEYPVTEA, encoded by the exons ATGGCAACTAGAAGGGATTTTGAGGCCTCCAAAGAAAGGCCCAGATTCGACGGTCTCGGAGCCGCACGCTCACTGCTGTACATGAGGCTATTGCTTGCGGATCTTGTGATGCCTGCTGAGATTGCTGGCGAGCGCATTAGATACAGAATTGATGGATCCAAGATAAAGAAG GTTTTCTTGGATCCAAAGGAACACAACAGCAGAGAGTTGGAGACCTTTTCTGCAGTTTACCGCATGCTTTCTGGCAAGGATGTTGTGTTCGAGTATCCTGTAACTGAGGCCTAG
- the LOC118037375 gene encoding uncharacterized protein isoform X2: MRPNWELTHCCNHEQVVFLVTVSVCAVVILALWRTVLLRPFKLVTVFLHEASHAIACKLTCGHVEGIQVHADEGGTTQTRGGIYWLILPAGYLGSSFWGMVLILASTNLLTARIAAGCFIASLLVMLLVAQNWTLRGLCIGFVLFLGVVWVLQETTKIHILRYIILFIGVMNSLFSVYDIYDDLISRRVHSSDAEKFAEACPCPCNGAGWGFIWSWHFYSNYLQGGDIFLVSLWSHVPWSCDIVLRSERLPSS; encoded by the exons ATGAGGCCAAATTGGGAGTTAACGCATTGCTGTAACCATGAGCAAGTAGTCTTTCTTGTCACTGTTTCTGTGTGCGCCGTTGTTATTCTTGCG TTATGGAGAACAGTGTTGCTGAGACCATTCAAGCTTGTGACAGTATTCCTTCATGAAGCAAGCCATGCCATTGCCTGTAAACTAACATGTGGCCAT GTTGAAGGAATTCAGGTTCATGCAGATGAAGGTGGAACCACTCAAACACGTGGTGGCATATACTGGTTAATCTTGCCTGCTGGAT ATCTCGGTTCATCCTTCTGGGGGATGGTTTTGATACTTGCATCCACAAATCTTCTTACTGCCAGAATAGCTGCAGGATGTTTTATTGCTTCTCTACTTGTTATGCTCTTGGTAGCTCAAAAT TGGACTCTTCGAGGACTTTGCATTG GCTTTGTTCTTTTCCTTGGGGTGGTTTGGGTCCTgcaagaaacaacaaaaattcatATACTTCGGTACATCATTCTTTTCATTG GTGTCATGAACAGCCTGTTTTCAGTTTATG ACATATATGATGATCTGATATCTCGTAGAGTTCATTCTAGCGATGCAGAGAAATTTGCCGAAGCATGTCCATGTCCATGTAATGGTGCCGGATGGGGATTCATAT GGTCGTGGCATTTCTACTCTAATTACTTGCAGGGGGGTGATAtctttcttgtttctttgtGGAGCCATGTACCTTGGTCTTGTGATATTGTCTTGAG ATCTGAGAGGCTGCCTTCTAGTTGA
- the LOC118037375 gene encoding uncharacterized protein isoform X3 — protein MRPNWELTHCCNHEQVVFLVTVSVCAVVILALWRTVLLRPFKLVTVFLHEASHAIACKLTCGHVEGIQVHADEGGTTQTRGGIYWLILPAGYLGSSFWGMVLILASTNLLTARIAAGCFIASLLVMLLVAQNWTLRGLCIGFVLFLGVVWVLQETTKIHILRYIILFIGVMNSLFSVYDIYDDLISRRVHSSDAEKFAEACPCPCNGAGWGFIWGVISFLFLCGAMYLGLVILS, from the exons ATGAGGCCAAATTGGGAGTTAACGCATTGCTGTAACCATGAGCAAGTAGTCTTTCTTGTCACTGTTTCTGTGTGCGCCGTTGTTATTCTTGCG TTATGGAGAACAGTGTTGCTGAGACCATTCAAGCTTGTGACAGTATTCCTTCATGAAGCAAGCCATGCCATTGCCTGTAAACTAACATGTGGCCAT GTTGAAGGAATTCAGGTTCATGCAGATGAAGGTGGAACCACTCAAACACGTGGTGGCATATACTGGTTAATCTTGCCTGCTGGAT ATCTCGGTTCATCCTTCTGGGGGATGGTTTTGATACTTGCATCCACAAATCTTCTTACTGCCAGAATAGCTGCAGGATGTTTTATTGCTTCTCTACTTGTTATGCTCTTGGTAGCTCAAAAT TGGACTCTTCGAGGACTTTGCATTG GCTTTGTTCTTTTCCTTGGGGTGGTTTGGGTCCTgcaagaaacaacaaaaattcatATACTTCGGTACATCATTCTTTTCATTG GTGTCATGAACAGCCTGTTTTCAGTTTATG ACATATATGATGATCTGATATCTCGTAGAGTTCATTCTAGCGATGCAGAGAAATTTGCCGAAGCATGTCCATGTCCATGTAATGGTGCCGGATGGGGATTCATATG GGGGGTGATAtctttcttgtttctttgtGGAGCCATGTACCTTGGTCTTGTGATATTGTCTTGA
- the LOC118037370 gene encoding uncharacterized protein → MSEDITMSSLKKSMTGSKEDGSELRRGPWTLEEDTLLVHYIGRHGEGRWNLLAKRAGLRRTGKSCRLRWLNYLKPDVKRGNLTPQEQLLILDLHSKWGNKWSKIAQHLPGRTDNEIKNYWRTRVQKQARHLKIDANSTAFQNIIRWFWMPRLLQKIGGSSTSSSAMASQRPAVVSQTNLYYAPQLSTFPPALPPLVQQQEAPLDMSVTMQYCLEPHEQTSDSELGTSSCISSAESMNVSQMSQLSEYPTSPFQAMGNNSSEYSTLAKGCYYVDSNCYDMEAINLATMPVLGELGISAGDRHMEDGDWGEYDFGDTMWNMDELWQFRNLQGKEN, encoded by the exons ATGAGCGAGGACATCACCATGTCTTCTTTAAAAAAGAGCATGACAGGTTCTAAAGAAGATGGTTCTGAACTTAGGAGGGGGCCATGGACTCTTGAAGAAGACACCCTCCTTGTTCATTATATTGGTCGTCATGGCGAAGGCCGATGGAATTTGCTAGCTAAACGTGCAG GGTTAAGGAGAACCGGGAAGAGTTGCAGATTGAGATGGCTAAACTATCTAAAACCAGATGTAAAGCGAGGAAATCTTACTCCACAGGAACAACTCTTGATCCTTGACCTCCATTCCAAGTGGGGAAATAA GTGGTCAAAAATCGCACAACATTTGCCAGGTAGAACTGACAATGAAATCAAGAACTACTGGAGAACTAGGGTGCAGAAACAAGCAAGGCACCTTAAGATAGATGCCAATAGCACAGCATTTCAGAATATAATTAGGTGGTTTTGGATGCCAAGATTGCTTCAAAAGATAGGAGGATCGTCAACATCTTCATCAGCCATGGCATCCCAAAGACCAGCAGTAGTTTCTCAGACGAACCTCTATTATGCTCCTCAGCTTTCAACGTTTCCGCCAGCACTCCCTCCACTAGTACAGCAGCAAGAAGCTCCTcttgatatgagtgtgacaatGCAATATTGTTTGGAGCCTCATGAACAGACCTCAGACTCAGAGCTTGGTACAAGTTCATGCATTTCTTCGGCAGAATCAATGAATGTCTCACAAATGTCTCAATTATCAGAATACCCTACAAGTCCCTTTCAAGCAATGGGCAACAACAGCAGTGAGTACAGCACCTTGGCGAAGGGTTGCTATTATGTTGACAGCAATTGCTATGATATGGAAGCCATCAACCTAGCAACTATGCCAGTGCTTGGAGAACTTGGGATCTCAGCTGGCGATCGCCACATGGAAGATGGTGATTGGGGTGAATACGATTTCGGAGATACTATGTGGAACATGGATGAATTATGGCAATTTAGGAACTTgcaaggaaaggaaaattaa
- the LOC118037317 gene encoding AMSH-like ubiquitin thioesterase 1 has protein sequence MKSSSSSCMDIINIEARTQRLDVDNRFALNIYFRIANNILKQAEIFRAEKNIIDLYVMLLRFSSLVSETIPCHRGYGAFPQSKKDYLRKKLLNALGELEQLKTAVQQRINELNRKHTHQVNGWGYNTQNDLLEKPPYNKKNLNGNGVTKAVRPVTGESLYQGSRTRQYSYVRPVEQQFRRLSLNFQRPNEETLSRHSILGPNGLNGTWQPPRTNEGVKYPSIIDSTPVEIPRLQESVKAELFVKSEQSSSEPGRSSLESILSVQDDNQKCRDEEPCSLISFETMETPVLPAVIRQPSPPPVLAEVQDLIPATPPQISEAENKMDISSPNDLICSEAPLQLHISTTLMENFMKMAKSNTDKNLETCGVLAGSLKNRKFYVTALIIPKQESTSDSCQTTNEEEIFEVQDKRSLFPLGWIHTHPTQSCFMSSIDVHTHYSYQIMLPEAVAIVMAPRDSSRTHGIFRLTTPGGMSVIRQCQHRGFHPHDPPPDGGPIYKSCTDVYMNPNLKFDVIDLR, from the exons atgaagtCTTCTTCTTCGAGCTGTATGgatataataaatatagaagCGAGAACTCAGAGACTGGATGTCGATAATCGCTTTGCTCTTAATATCTATTTTCGGATCGCTAATAATATTCTCAAACAG GCTGAGATTTTTCGAGCAGAGAAGAATATAATAGATTTGTATGTTATGTTACTAAGGTTTTCAAG CTTGGTCTCAGAAACAATACCATGTCATAGAGGTTATGGAGCATTCCCCCAAAgcaaaaaagattatttaagaAAG aaactTTTAAATGCTTTGGGCGAGTTGGAGCAGTTAAAGACAGCAGTGCAACAAAGGATAAATGAGTTGAACAGAAAACACACACATCAAGTAAATGGATGGGGCTATAACACTCAAAATGATCTTTTAGAGAAACCTCCttataacaagaaaaatttgaatggaAATGGTGTGACAAAG GCAGTGAGACCAGTCACTGGGGAATCCTTGTATCAAGGTTCAAGAACCCGACAATATTCATATGTTAGGCCAGTGGAACAGCAGTTCCGCAGACT atctttGAACTTCCAACGACCAAATGAGGAGACACTCTCTAGGCATTCTATATTGGGTCCGAATGGGCTTAATGGAACTTGGCAACCACCAAGGACTAATGAAGGG GTCAAATACCCGAGCATCATCGACTCAACACCAGTTGAAATTCCAAG GCTGCAGGAATCTGTAAAAGCTGAGCTCTTTGTAAAATCAGAGCAGAGCAGCTCAGAACCAGGAAGATCAAGTTTAGAATCAATTCTTAGTGTGCAAGATGATAATCAGAAGTGCCGTGATGAGGAACCTTGTTCTTTGATTTCCTTTGAAACAATGGAAACCCCAGTCCTCCCAGCTGTTATTAGACAACCTTCTCCTCCCCCTGTACTTGCAGAAGTACAAGATTTAATCCCTGCTACACCTCCCCAAATTTCTGAGGCAGAAAATAAAATGGACATTTCCTCACCCAATGATTTAATTTGTTCTGAAGCTCCCCTGCAACTGCACATT TCAACTACATTGATGGAGAACTTCATGAAGATGGCAAAGTCAAATACTGATAAGAATTTAGAAACTTGTGGTGTCCTTGCTGGTTCACTT aaaaacagaaaattctATGTTACAGCTCTCATTATTCCAAAGCAGGAATCAACATCAGATTCG TGTCAAACtacaaatgaagaagaaatattTGAAGTGCAGGATAAACGATCCCTTTTCCCACTTGGTTGGATTCAT ACACATCCTACACAGTCTTGTTTCATGTCATCAATTGATGTCCACACCCATTACTCATACCAG ATTATGTTGCCAGAAGCCGTTGCCATTGTCATGGCACCAAGAGATTCTTCAAG AACCCATGGCATCTTTAGGTTGACAACTCCAGGTGGAATGTCGGTCATCAGACAGTGCCAGCATCGCGGGTTTCATCCGCATGATCCACCTCCAGATGGTGGGCCCATTTACAAGTCCTGTACAGATGTTTACATGAACCCTAACTTGAAATTTGATGTCATTGATCTTCGATGA